A single window of Nocardia higoensis DNA harbors:
- a CDS encoding sulfurtransferase: MTIITATELADLLAGDAPVRLLDVRWTLTRPDGREAFADGHIPGAVYVDLETELSDHSVTGRGRHPLPSGRDLQAALRRWGIDDGDTVVAYDDWNRAGSARAWWVLRAAGLTDVRILDGGLAGWLAAGGSVQYGRAAERTGSVTVAHDDLYAGALPVLTAAEAARIAGSGVLLDARAPERFRGELEPVDPIAGHIPGSVNLPSTRVLHEDGGFVEPEKLRERFARRGVNGATPLGAYCGSGVTAAVLVAAAASAGIEVALFPGSWSQWSSDPANPVATGE; this comes from the coding sequence ATGACCATCATCACGGCCACCGAACTCGCCGATCTGCTGGCCGGCGACGCCCCGGTCCGACTGCTCGACGTCCGCTGGACACTGACCCGCCCCGACGGCAGGGAAGCCTTCGCCGACGGTCACATCCCCGGCGCGGTGTATGTCGACCTCGAGACCGAACTGAGCGACCACTCCGTCACCGGCCGCGGTCGCCATCCGCTGCCCTCGGGCCGCGATCTGCAAGCCGCGCTGCGACGCTGGGGAATTGACGACGGCGACACCGTGGTGGCCTACGACGACTGGAACCGCGCGGGCTCCGCGCGGGCCTGGTGGGTGCTGCGCGCCGCGGGTCTGACCGATGTGCGCATCCTCGACGGCGGGCTGGCAGGCTGGCTGGCGGCGGGGGGATCGGTCCAGTACGGCCGCGCGGCCGAACGCACCGGCTCGGTCACCGTCGCGCACGACGATCTGTACGCCGGTGCCCTGCCGGTCCTGACCGCCGCCGAGGCCGCGCGGATCGCCGGAAGCGGCGTCCTGCTCGATGCCCGCGCGCCCGAGCGCTTCCGGGGCGAACTGGAACCGGTCGACCCGATCGCCGGGCACATCCCCGGCTCGGTGAACCTTCCGTCCACCCGTGTGCTGCACGAGGACGGCGGATTCGTCGAGCCCGAGAAACTGCGCGAGCGTTTCGCCCGGCGCGGCGTGAACGGTGCGACCCCGCTGGGCGCCTACTGCGGATCCGGTGTCACCGCGGCCGTTCTCGTCGCCGCCGCCGCATCGGCGGGCATCGAGGTCGCGCTGTTCCCCGGTTCGTGGTCGCAATGGTCCTCGGACCCGGCCAACCCGGTCGCGACGGGCGAGTAG
- a CDS encoding TetR family transcriptional regulator produces MSERDSKTLEATRRRLSGKQADTVEKLTKAALAVLGREGYSGMTIRIVAAEAGVGAATAYTYFSSKEHLVAEIFWRRLHASPSPVAPEAERTARVVAELRSIALLVASEPELSGAVTSALLGRDPDVRHLRTRIGLEIRARISTALAPDPDPEIVESLELIYAGALMRAGMGHESYTDIADRIERSALRVLR; encoded by the coding sequence ATGTCCGAACGCGATTCCAAGACCCTCGAGGCGACTCGGCGGCGACTCAGCGGCAAACAGGCGGACACAGTCGAGAAGTTGACCAAGGCCGCGCTCGCCGTACTCGGGCGGGAGGGCTACAGCGGCATGACCATCCGGATCGTGGCCGCCGAGGCGGGGGTCGGGGCGGCGACCGCCTACACCTACTTCTCTTCCAAGGAGCATCTGGTCGCCGAGATCTTCTGGCGGCGACTGCACGCCTCGCCGAGTCCGGTCGCCCCCGAGGCCGAACGTACCGCCCGAGTGGTCGCGGAACTGCGCAGCATCGCCCTGCTGGTGGCGAGCGAACCGGAACTGTCCGGGGCGGTGACCAGCGCACTGCTCGGCCGCGACCCCGATGTGCGGCATCTGCGCACCCGCATCGGCCTGGAGATCCGCGCGCGCATCAGCACGGCATTGGCGCCCGACCCGGACCCGGAGATCGTGGAGTCGCTCGAGCTGATCTACGCCGGAGCGCTCATGCGGGCGGGTATGGGGCACGAGTCCTATACCGACATCGCCGACCGGATCGAGCGCTCGGCGCTGCGTGTCCTGCGCTGA